In Cryptomeria japonica chromosome 10, Sugi_1.0, whole genome shotgun sequence, a genomic segment contains:
- the LOC131029312 gene encoding leucoanthocyanidin reductase, whose amino-acid sequence MVASAATMPHSVNVHQNIQMMEENSVPRLATVSETHSYDHIVEKEKEIPEIPSYDYNVKEEKSISTSKILVIGGTGYIGRFVALATVAAGHHAYALIRPTTASQPTKAQCLQELKDAGVHILYGDLNDHHSLVKAIQGIDIIISVVGGAQLTDQLKILDAIKEIGTVKRFLPSEFGHDIERTNPVEPGLSFYKEKRLVRRAIEAANIPYTYICCNSIAGWPYFYHTHPSELPPPQDQFEIYGDGNIKAYFVTGEDIGKYTIKAVEDVRTVNKSVHFRPPKNFLTLNELAAIWEKKIGKTLPRVCISEQDLLAIAKANYIPESIVASLTHDIFINGCQYNFKMEEPNDLEVCELYPEMAYTTVEDFFNGYL is encoded by the exons ATGGTTGCAAGTGCTGCTACAATGCCTCATTCTGTCAATGTTCATCAGAACATACAAATGATGGAGGAAAATTCAGTTCCTCGATTGGCCACTGTTTCTGAGACTCACTCTTATGATCATattgtggagaaagagaaagagattcCAGAGATTCCTTCATATGATTATAATGTGAAGGAGGAGAAAAGTATTAGTACTAGTAAAATTCTAGTGATTGGAGGAACAGGCTATATTGGACGGTTTGTTGCTTTGGCAACTGTGGCTGCAGGCCATCATGCTTATGCTCTCATTCGGCCCACAACAGCCTCTCAGCCCACCAAAGCACAGTGCCTTCAGGAACTGAAAGATGCTGGTGTTCACATTCTCTAT GGGGATTTAAATGACCACCACTCCTTGGTGAAGGCCATTCAAGGCATTGATATTATTATCTCCGTTGTAGGTGGTGCTCAACTTACAGATCAGCTAAAAATTTTAGATGCCATTAAAGAAATTGGCACCGTTAAG AGGTTTCTTCCTTCAGAATTCGGGCATGATATAGAAAGAACTAATCCAGTAGAGCCAGGGTTAAGCTTTTACAAAGAAAAGAGACTTGTTAGGAGGGCAATAGAGGCAGCAAACATTCCATACACTTATATCTGCTGCAATTCCATTGCTGGGTGGCCTTACTTTTATCATACCCATCCTTCTGAGCTTCCTCCACCCCAAGATCAGTTTGAAATCTATGGAGATGGAAACATCAAGG CGTACTTTGTGACTGGGGAAGACATTGGTAAATACACCATAAAGGCTGTGGAGGATGTCCGGACTGTTAACAAGAGTGTGCATTTCAGACCACCCAAGAATTTCCTCACACTTAATGAGCTTGCAGCAATTTGggagaagaagattggaaaaacTCTTCCTAGGGTTTGCATCTCAGAACAAGATCTCTTGGCCATAGCCAAAG CTAACTATATTCCAGAGAGTATAGTGGCTTCTCTGACTCATGACATCTTCATTAATGGGTGCCAATACAATTTTAAGATGGAAGAACCCAATGATTTGGAAGTTTGTGAGCTTTATCCAGAGATGGCATACACTACAGTGGAGGATTTCTTCAATGGGTACCTTTGA